A stretch of Clostridium formicaceticum DNA encodes these proteins:
- a CDS encoding glycosyltransferase, which yields MVGLFVHDHRFPKIGDDYYFSYGFDEEFFNRYVSIFGSIEIIGRETIVDNGKYDRNNLVDKRIKLTTIKNLKELKEKDIREKIKERIQQSDYIVIRMPSILGIYAAKWAKKYRKPYLTEVVGCAWDAIANKGIRHFPEALVVMYLMKKIVADSKYVVYVTEEFLQRRYPTKGKTIACSNVTLESVAQDDLIERLKKIENIDFRNKIVLGTCATIDVVYKGQEDVIKAIAILKREGYDIKYQLVGGGSKEYLKKNAIENGVLDQIEFIGSLKHEDVFKWLDNIDIYVHPSKQEGLSRAIIEAMSKGCPIFGADAGGIHEQIDDQFIFEKGNVNDICSIFKQFNIDIMKEQAIKNHEKSKQYLKKILYSRRESFFKNFIEEN from the coding sequence ATGGTAGGATTATTTGTGCATGATCATAGATTTCCAAAGATTGGCGATGATTATTATTTCTCGTACGGGTTTGATGAAGAATTTTTTAATAGATATGTTTCAATTTTTGGATCTATTGAAATAATTGGACGAGAGACTATCGTTGATAATGGGAAATATGATAGGAATAATTTAGTTGATAAAAGAATCAAGCTTACAACTATTAAAAATCTGAAAGAATTAAAAGAAAAAGACATAAGAGAAAAGATAAAAGAACGAATCCAACAAAGTGACTACATTGTTATAAGGATGCCCAGTATTTTAGGCATATATGCGGCTAAGTGGGCAAAAAAGTATAGGAAACCATATTTAACTGAAGTTGTTGGATGTGCATGGGATGCTATTGCTAATAAAGGCATAAGACATTTTCCAGAGGCGTTAGTGGTAATGTATTTAATGAAAAAAATAGTAGCGGATTCCAAATATGTAGTTTATGTAACAGAAGAATTTTTACAGAGACGTTATCCTACCAAAGGAAAAACAATAGCTTGTTCAAATGTCACTTTAGAGAGTGTTGCCCAGGATGATCTAATAGAGAGATTAAAAAAAATCGAAAATATTGATTTTAGAAATAAGATTGTTTTGGGTACATGTGCAACAATTGACGTGGTATATAAAGGCCAAGAAGATGTAATAAAAGCAATTGCTATTCTAAAGCGAGAGGGATATGATATTAAGTACCAACTTGTTGGTGGTGGAAGTAAGGAGTATCTTAAAAAAAACGCTATAGAAAATGGAGTATTAGATCAAATTGAATTTATAGGTTCATTAAAGCATGAAGACGTGTTTAAGTGGCTAGATAATATTGATATTTATGTTCACCCAAGTAAGCAAGAAGGTCTATCTAGAGCAATTATTGAAGCTATGAGTAAAGGATGTCCGATTTTTGGAGCAGATGCTGGTGGAATACATGAACAAATTGATGATCAATTCATATTTGAAAAAGGAAATGTTAATGATATTTGTAGTATTTTCAAACAATTCAATATAGATATTATGAAAGAACAAGCTATTAAAAATCACGAAAAATCAAAACAGTATTTAAAGAAAATACTATATTCACGAAGAGAATCATTCTTTAAAAATTTTATTGAAGAAAATTAA
- a CDS encoding acyltransferase: MRYVKILFNYVLRDIPIHFINILTALLPNHLVTNRLKGLLMEPFFGKCGKRLQIGRGVIINNPQNLYIGNDCYISHYCYIQAKGNVTLEDNVIIGPMSVIASSNHIIENGIVTNKGESKPISIGKGTWCGGHVVISAGITIGKSVVVGAGAVVTRDINDNEMVIGVPAKPKVRKFNDE; the protein is encoded by the coding sequence ATGAGGTATGTCAAAATATTATTCAATTATGTCTTAAGGGATATTCCTATTCATTTCATAAACATATTAACTGCATTACTTCCTAATCATCTAGTAACAAACAGGCTCAAAGGTCTCTTAATGGAACCCTTTTTCGGCAAATGTGGAAAAAGACTTCAAATAGGTAGAGGTGTAATTATAAATAATCCCCAGAATCTTTATATTGGAAATGATTGCTATATTTCTCACTATTGTTATATTCAAGCAAAAGGTAATGTAACATTAGAAGATAATGTCATAATCGGACCTATGTCAGTGATAGCAAGTAGCAATCATATAATTGAAAATGGAATAGTTACAAACAAAGGAGAAAGTAAACCCATTAGTATTGGTAAAGGGACTTGGTGTGGAGGGCATGTAGTAATTTCAGCTGGGATTACGATTGGTAAGAGTGTTGTTGTCGGTGCTGGGGCAGTTGTTACAAGAGATATTAATGATAATGAAATGGTTATAGGAGTGCCTGCAAAACCTAAAGTGAGGAAATTTAATGATGAGTAG
- the wzy gene encoding O-antigen polysaccharide polymerase Wzy — protein sequence MLNSKRYSKVAILILVINVTILSFLSYLVFTANFSAYKDYSSTNFVLSWLGIILGIYVILTWYKLTDRIFSLYTIFMLFFFLFNYGQSLMWAFGIHHPRELGQTMLFAFPAPNSADIAYTQVFILISIATFHLGAIIFAYNEKRKYTPNISELNKQINSNDTTLKSIYYGCLLVSLIVVPITLYNSISNLMLARVYGYNAIYYGENIGGNLIFNLLEHMFFPSLIGLLLGSKYKINVKRIVYLIFSIYVLILVFSGDRGGWLYKFIILIWMSHIFYKPINVKHFLKYGVFSIVGVYILNAITAVRNIGINLDNIKNSFLAENSPIISAIFEMGVTMRPTTILLKKGWDVYPYGNTYVNAMLGIVSSRIFSLIGKPFSPLSTWFSQEYLGISYGAGFSIVAEALLNFGPIFAPVFMIFLGYIIVSITMVNNKKMLDQYPMKTFMAISTMSIIIHVVRNHFQWFVKVWFYGVFVLVIIIVFIKEFLKRKIIINPQK from the coding sequence ATGCTAAATAGCAAACGGTATTCTAAGGTGGCTATACTCATCTTAGTGATTAATGTAACAATACTTAGCTTTTTAAGTTACTTAGTTTTTACTGCGAATTTTAGTGCATATAAAGACTATAGTAGTACCAATTTTGTTTTATCTTGGTTAGGTATAATTTTAGGGATATATGTGATTTTAACATGGTATAAACTTACTGATAGAATATTTTCCTTATATACAATTTTCATGTTGTTTTTTTTCTTATTTAATTACGGGCAAAGCTTAATGTGGGCATTTGGAATTCATCATCCACGAGAGCTTGGACAAACAATGTTATTTGCTTTTCCCGCACCAAACTCTGCTGATATTGCTTATACTCAAGTCTTCATTCTAATAAGTATAGCAACATTTCATTTAGGTGCTATAATTTTTGCATATAATGAGAAAAGAAAATACACTCCTAACATTAGTGAGCTAAATAAACAGATTAATTCTAATGACACAACTCTAAAGTCAATATATTATGGATGTTTATTAGTTAGTCTAATTGTCGTTCCAATAACATTATATAATTCAATTAGTAATCTTATGCTTGCAAGGGTGTATGGTTATAATGCTATATATTATGGTGAAAATATTGGTGGCAATTTAATTTTTAATTTATTAGAGCATATGTTTTTCCCAAGTTTGATTGGGTTACTGCTTGGGAGTAAATACAAAATAAATGTTAAAAGAATTGTTTATTTAATATTTTCTATATACGTGTTGATTTTAGTTTTTTCTGGTGATAGAGGAGGTTGGCTCTACAAGTTTATTATATTGATATGGATGAGTCATATATTTTATAAACCCATAAATGTTAAACACTTTTTAAAGTACGGAGTATTTTCCATAGTTGGAGTGTACATTTTAAATGCCATTACTGCGGTAAGAAATATTGGGATTAATCTTGATAATATCAAAAATTCTTTCCTTGCGGAAAATTCACCTATTATTTCTGCGATTTTTGAAATGGGTGTAACTATGAGACCGACTACTATCTTACTAAAAAAAGGATGGGACGTTTATCCATATGGAAATACTTATGTTAACGCAATGCTTGGGATCGTTTCAAGCAGAATATTTTCACTGATAGGTAAGCCGTTTTCGCCCCTAAGCACATGGTTTTCACAAGAGTATTTAGGGATTTCTTATGGAGCAGGATTTTCAATTGTAGCGGAAGCACTATTGAATTTTGGTCCGATATTTGCACCTGTTTTTATGATCTTTTTAGGCTATATCATTGTATCTATTACAATGGTTAATAATAAAAAGATGTTGGATCAATATCCGATGAAAACTTTTATGGCTATCTCAACAATGTCAATTATAATTCATGTTGTGCGTAACCATTTTCAATGGTTTGTAAAGGTATGGTTTTATGGTGTATTTGTATTAGTAATTATTATTGTGTTTATCAAAGAATTT
- a CDS encoding nucleotide sugar dehydrogenase, with product MSLYNEIINGKEKISVIGLGYVGMPIAVAFAKKVDVIGFDLNKKKIELYKAGIDPTNEVGNNEIKKTSVEFTSDETKLKNAKFHIVAVPTPINSDKTPDLSPVEGASRIVGRNLIKGSIVVYESTVYPGVTEDICVPILEEESGLKCGIDFKVGYSPERINPGDKVHRLENIIKIVSGIDEESLEEIAKIYELVIEVGVHRAGSVKVAEAAKVVENSQRDINIAFMNELAMVFDRMGIDTKEVIDAMNTKWNALGFTPGLVGGHCIGVDPYYFVYEAEKLGYHSQIILSGRKINDGMGKFVADAIIKKLILANKVVRQARVVILGITFKENTPDTRNSKVVDIIDNLIEYGIEPIVVDPEADAEEAKHEYGIDLVDIKDINYADCLVLAVAHDIFKQMTWNDLDSLYGDFDNKDKVFIDVKSMLDRREIEDKGYSYWRL from the coding sequence ATGAGTTTATATAATGAAATTATTAATGGCAAAGAAAAAATTTCAGTTATTGGGCTTGGTTATGTTGGTATGCCTATAGCGGTTGCTTTTGCTAAGAAGGTTGATGTTATAGGCTTTGATCTCAATAAAAAGAAAATTGAATTATATAAAGCAGGTATCGATCCAACTAATGAAGTTGGTAATAACGAGATTAAAAAAACATCGGTTGAGTTCACATCAGATGAAACGAAGTTAAAGAATGCTAAATTTCATATTGTTGCAGTTCCTACGCCAATCAATTCAGACAAAACGCCAGATCTATCACCAGTTGAAGGAGCTAGTAGAATCGTAGGACGCAATTTAATAAAAGGCTCTATTGTAGTTTACGAGTCAACAGTTTATCCAGGTGTAACAGAAGATATTTGTGTTCCAATTTTAGAAGAGGAGTCTGGATTGAAATGTGGTATTGATTTTAAAGTTGGATATTCACCTGAACGTATTAATCCTGGCGATAAGGTACATAGATTAGAAAATATCATTAAGATAGTTTCAGGTATCGATGAAGAAAGCCTTGAAGAAATTGCCAAAATTTATGAATTAGTTATTGAAGTTGGCGTCCATAGAGCAGGTTCAGTAAAAGTTGCTGAAGCGGCAAAAGTAGTTGAAAATAGCCAGCGAGACATTAACATTGCATTTATGAATGAACTTGCTATGGTTTTTGATCGAATGGGAATTGACACTAAAGAAGTTATCGACGCGATGAATACAAAATGGAATGCACTTGGGTTTACACCTGGTCTAGTTGGAGGTCACTGCATTGGAGTTGATCCATACTATTTTGTTTATGAAGCCGAAAAATTAGGATATCACAGCCAGATTATTCTTTCAGGTAGAAAGATCAATGATGGTATGGGTAAATTTGTTGCTGATGCAATAATTAAAAAACTTATCTTAGCAAATAAAGTAGTAAGACAAGCTAGAGTTGTTATTTTGGGCATAACCTTTAAAGAAAATACACCAGATACGAGAAACTCAAAAGTAGTAGATATTATTGATAACCTTATAGAATATGGTATTGAACCGATTGTAGTCGATCCAGAAGCTGATGCTGAAGAGGCTAAGCATGAATACGGTATCGATTTAGTAGATATTAAAGATATAAATTACGCAGATTGCTTAGTGCTTGCAGTAGCGCATGATATTTTTAAACAAATGACATGGAATGATTTAGATTCACTATATGGAGATTTTGACAACAAAGATAAAGTGTTTATTGATGTAAAGAGCATGCTAGATAGACGTGAGATTGAAGATAAAGGGTATAGTTATTGGAGATTATAA
- a CDS encoding SDR family oxidoreductase, which yields MLLVTGITGHTGRYFLQELINNKYEGPIRCIVRETSNTSLLDNSGLNIEKVVGDLNDKTFIENAMEGIDTIMHIYNIHHSPTILQVAIEDNVKRAILVHTTGIYSNFKYASQGYRDIESKVSEMTSNLDCSTKVTILRPTMIYGDLCDSNMSKFIKMIDKFRIMPVINGGKSLIQPVNARDLGKAFYTVLMSSDKTSGKAYDLSGEKPLQMIEVFKLIRDNLNKKTIFVSVPIGFGVFLARVVKVFSLGRVDYVEKVQRMAEDRSYSHEEAKSDFNYKPMSFEDGIQIEVKQYLKKRGE from the coding sequence ATGCTACTAGTTACGGGGATTACAGGACACACAGGAAGATATTTTTTACAAGAGCTTATAAATAATAAATATGAAGGACCTATCCGCTGCATTGTTAGAGAAACATCTAACACCTCATTACTGGATAACAGTGGATTAAATATTGAGAAGGTTGTTGGAGACCTTAATGATAAAACCTTCATAGAGAATGCCATGGAAGGTATTGATACTATCATGCATATCTATAACATTCATCATTCACCTACAATTCTACAAGTAGCAATTGAGGACAATGTAAAGAGAGCAATTTTAGTACATACAACTGGTATCTATTCAAACTTCAAATATGCATCACAAGGTTACAGGGATATTGAAAGCAAAGTTTCAGAGATGACATCAAATCTGGACTGCTCAACAAAGGTTACGATTTTAAGACCAACGATGATCTATGGAGACCTTTGCGATAGCAATATGAGTAAGTTCATTAAGATGATAGATAAATTTAGAATAATGCCAGTTATCAATGGTGGAAAAAGCTTGATTCAACCAGTGAATGCAAGAGACCTAGGGAAGGCATTTTATACAGTACTGATGTCTTCTGATAAAACATCAGGTAAAGCATATGACTTATCCGGTGAAAAACCTCTGCAGATGATAGAAGTTTTTAAGTTGATAAGAGATAACCTTAATAAGAAAACAATTTTTGTTAGCGTTCCTATTGGGTTCGGAGTATTTTTAGCAAGAGTAGTTAAGGTGTTTTCTTTAGGAAGAGTTGATTATGTGGAGAAAGTTCAGAGGATGGCTGAGGATAGAAGTTATTCTCACGAAGAGGCAAAAAGTGATTTTAATTATAAACCGATGAGCTTTGAAGATGGTATACAGATTGAAGTTAAACAGTATTTGAAGAAAAGAGGGGAATAA
- a CDS encoding glycosyltransferase produces MMSRDKIAIIANSLSLGGAERVSLILAEWMISQGVDAFLFTLNKDREEGYVLGPSINRVAINNKSNPSKVKLIRELRKNLRKYGINKVLVMGVPLAVYAIPASAGLNISVVVSERNDPANFKGRTITKLLSRSLMLLADGFIFQTERAKNYYSNVVQSKSTVIPNPLLVDTLPAPFNGVRSKRIVTAGRLVPQKNHELLIRVFKGIEEAYPEYTLTIYGNGSERGRLEKLIEGLNLENKVFLPGATKKLFKEIIDAEVFILSSDFEGMPNALIEAMALGIPCISTDCPSGGPRELIKNMKNGVLVPVRNVKAMEDAIKMLISDNALSKMIGNNAVSIRSDLNIDTICQEWLEYLLKVGN; encoded by the coding sequence ATGATGAGTAGAGATAAAATTGCAATTATTGCTAATTCCTTATCACTAGGTGGAGCTGAAAGAGTATCTTTAATTTTAGCTGAATGGATGATAAGTCAAGGTGTTGATGCTTTTCTGTTTACATTAAACAAAGATAGAGAAGAAGGTTATGTATTGGGTCCATCAATAAATCGAGTAGCAATAAACAATAAATCCAATCCATCCAAAGTTAAACTTATAAGAGAGCTTCGAAAGAATTTGAGAAAATATGGGATAAATAAAGTATTGGTAATGGGGGTACCTTTGGCTGTTTATGCTATACCTGCATCAGCTGGATTAAATATTTCTGTTGTGGTTTCTGAACGAAATGATCCTGCAAATTTTAAAGGAAGAACAATAACAAAACTATTATCGAGAAGTCTAATGTTACTTGCTGATGGCTTTATATTTCAAACTGAAAGGGCTAAAAACTATTATTCTAATGTAGTACAAAGTAAGTCAACAGTAATCCCAAATCCACTATTAGTGGATACTTTGCCAGCACCTTTCAATGGAGTCAGGTCAAAGAGAATAGTTACAGCCGGCCGATTGGTACCTCAAAAGAATCATGAGTTGCTGATAAGAGTTTTTAAAGGGATAGAAGAAGCATATCCTGAATACACACTAACTATATATGGTAACGGCAGTGAAAGAGGTAGGCTAGAAAAATTGATTGAGGGTCTTAATTTAGAAAATAAAGTTTTTTTGCCTGGAGCGACAAAGAAATTATTTAAAGAAATAATCGATGCTGAAGTATTTATTTTGTCTTCTGATTTCGAAGGAATGCCTAACGCGTTGATAGAAGCTATGGCTTTAGGAATTCCATGTATATCAACGGATTGTCCTAGTGGTGGACCTAGAGAATTAATAAAGAATATGAAAAACGGTGTGCTTGTTCCTGTAAGAAATGTTAAAGCAATGGAAGATGCAATTAAAATGCTCATATCAGATAATGCATTGTCTAAAATGATAGGAAATAATGCTGTGAGTATACGAAGTGATTTGAATATAGATACAATTTGTCAAGAGTGGTTAGAGTATTTGTTGAAAGTTGGAAATTAG
- a CDS encoding glycosyltransferase family 4 protein encodes MKKVLVLANHFITIYAFRRELIEKLLDSGYKVTLALPYSDDVSYFSDMGCEIIDTPLERRKTNPLNDLKLLFQYLRIIKNVKPDVLLTYTIKPNTYGGLAARICRAKAIHTVTGLGSVYIQDMWQKKIAAFLNKIAFKNSEAIFFLNDDNKEFYKRIGIIDSVQRTFMVPGSGVNLEKFKYQELELNNDITFTLVGRVLKDKGIEEFLSAAKRIKTKYPNTHFEVVGFVDEEKYVQMLNDYEKEGIIHYLGKRNDIPEIMSKSTCIVLPSYGEGRGTVLQEGAAIGRPLITCDIYGCRDNVEENKNGYLCKVADEESLVKCLDKFINISSDEKLLMGRYSRKKAEKEFDRNIVLNAYLNEIEKITDKKE; translated from the coding sequence ATGAAAAAAGTTCTTGTTTTAGCCAATCACTTTATTACTATATATGCTTTCAGACGAGAATTGATAGAAAAGCTCTTAGATTCCGGTTATAAAGTAACTCTAGCATTACCATATAGTGATGATGTCTCATATTTTTCGGATATGGGATGTGAGATTATTGATACACCTCTAGAAAGAAGAAAAACTAACCCTCTTAATGATCTAAAGTTGTTATTTCAATATTTAAGGATTATTAAAAATGTAAAACCTGATGTTTTATTAACTTATACAATAAAACCAAATACGTATGGTGGCTTGGCAGCAAGAATTTGCAGGGCAAAAGCTATACATACGGTAACTGGATTAGGATCAGTCTATATTCAAGATATGTGGCAGAAAAAAATAGCTGCATTTTTAAATAAAATAGCTTTTAAAAACTCAGAAGCAATTTTCTTTTTAAATGATGATAATAAAGAGTTCTATAAGAGAATTGGAATAATTGATTCGGTACAAAGGACATTTATGGTTCCAGGTTCAGGAGTTAATTTAGAGAAATTTAAATACCAAGAACTTGAATTAAATAATGATATTACTTTTACACTTGTTGGGAGAGTGTTAAAAGATAAAGGTATTGAAGAATTTTTATCTGCAGCAAAGAGAATCAAGACCAAATATCCAAATACACATTTTGAAGTTGTCGGATTTGTTGACGAAGAAAAGTATGTTCAGATGCTAAATGACTATGAGAAAGAAGGGATAATTCATTACCTAGGTAAGCGAAATGATATCCCAGAGATAATGTCGAAATCAACTTGTATCGTACTACCTTCATATGGTGAAGGTAGAGGAACAGTATTACAAGAGGGAGCGGCTATTGGACGTCCTCTTATAACATGTGATATCTATGGCTGTAGAGATAATGTAGAAGAAAATAAGAATGGATACTTATGTAAAGTAGCGGATGAAGAGTCATTAGTAAAGTGTTTGGATAAATTTATAAACATTTCAAGTGATGAAAAGCTATTGATGGGACGATACAGTAGAAAAAAAGCTGAAAAAGAGTTTGATAGGAATATTGTTTTAAATGCTTATCTAAATGAAATCGAGAAAATCACAGATAAGAAGGAGTAA